Genomic segment of Tomitella fengzijianii:
TTCGCGGGAGTCGCCGCGGCCGCGCCCGGCGGTTCCGTCGCGGATTCGCCCGGCGGGTTCGGGGCGTTCCTGCTCACCAGCGGCACCGACGTGGCCGGGCTGACGTGCTCGCCTGATGCCGGCACGCACCCGGACGCGGCGAAGGCCTGCGATTCGATCCGCGCCGCCGGCGGCGACTTCAACGCGCTGTCCGCCCAAGCGAACGTGGCCTGCCCGCTGAACTACATGCCGACTCCCGCGAGCGCGTTGGGCATGTGGTTCGACGGGAACGGAGCCCACGTGGTGAACTTCTCGAACACCTACGGCAACGCCTGCGTCGCCTCGGCCGGGTCGGGCGGCGTGTTCGGCTTCTGAGCGCCGGGTCTCCTCCCGGCCACGTGGTCGGGAGGGACGGGCCGACGGGTCAATCGAACGCGGATTGCCCGAACCGGCCCCACGCCACGACGATCATCCCCGCGAGGAAGAGCAGGTCGCCCAGGATCTCCTTGTACTCGGCCCGCCGGATCCGCTCAGTGACGGCACCGGCCATGTACAGGGCCATCCCCGAGGCGGCCACCGGCACGAGGACCGGCGCGATGCTCAGCGCCCCCGGGAGGATCAGGCCGAGCCCGCCGAGGAGCTCGATGCCCCCCATGAACTTCACGTTGCCGGGGGTGAAGTCCTGGGGCCAGTGCAGCTTGGCGGCGTACTTCTCGTACGGCGAGACGAGCTTGATGATGCCGCCGGCGATGAATCCGGCCGCGAAGACACCGGCGACGATCCAGAGTGCGATATTCATGGTTCCGCTCCCGCTCACGAAGATGCTGTCCAATGATGCTGTCCAAGGTGAGACGAGGCGGCCTTCGCCGGCGTGACATCGCGCAGTGCCCAGCCCGCGATGTCACAACTCGCGGCGCCGCTTCGTCTGGATAAGCGCAGTACCGTTGTCGAAGGACGGGAGCGCAGAGGTGGCACGACAGAACGCACGGGCGGACGAACGATCGGCCGGGTTCGAGGAGCTGCGCCCGACCCTCTTCGCGGTGGCGTACCAGATCCTCGGCAGCGTCGCCGAGGCCGAGGACGCGGTGCAGGAGACCTGGCTGCGCTACGCGGCCACGGACATCGAGCCCGATTCGCTGCAGGCGTACCTGTGCACCATCGTCACGCGCCTGTCCATCGACGTGCTCCGCTCGGCACGAGTGCGCAGGGAGACCTACGCGGGACCGTGGTTCCCCGAACCGCTGCCGACCGGGACCGATGCCGGACGGCTGTGGGGTCCGGCTCCGATCGCGGATCCGGCGCGCACCGCGGAGCTCGCCGACTCGGTGTCCATGGCGGCGCTCCTGCTGCTCGAAAGGCTCAGCCCGTTGGAGCGGGCATCGTTCGTCCTGCACGACGTCTTCGGCTTCGACTACGCGCGTATCGCCACGATCGTGGGCCGGTCGGAGGCCGCGTGCCGCCAGCTCCGCTCGCGTGCCCGCCGGCACGTCGATGCCGGGCGCCCCCGCTTCGAGGCCGACCGCCGTCAGCGATCCGTGTTCGCCGACCGATTCTTCGACGCCCTCCAGAACGGCGACGTCGAGGAGCTCGAGGCTTTCCTCGCCGCCGACGTCGCGACGATCAACGATGGCGGCGGCATCGCCGGCGGCGCCGGGGCCGCCTATGGCGCCCAGCGCACCGCACGGCTGCTCGCCAACGCGGTCGTGCCTCTGCTCGGCCTGGGCGCGACGCTCGGGCGGTGCGAACTCAACGGGCAGCCCGGTGCGATCATCCGAGACCGCGATGGCGGTGTCCTCGCCGCCTGGGTGCTCGACATCCTCGACGACCGGATCCAGACGATCCGCTCCGTGACGAACCCGCAGAAGCTGGCGCACCTCGGGCCGGTGGGCGACCTCCGCGCGACTGCACTCGAACGCAACCGCGCCCGGCGATCCGGCCGGCGCGGCGGTGTCTGAGCGATGTGCCTTTGAGTTCCGGCCGACTGCCGACTGCGCGGAAACGCATCCGCGCCTCCGCGACCTCGGAGGGCAGGATCGATACCGAAAGGACAAAAAAATCTTGCCCCACGCTCAGGTGAGGCAAGATTCTGCTATCAGATTCTCTGTGGAGCTAAGGGGACTCGAACCCCTGACCCCCACACTGCCAGTGTGGTGCGCTACCAGCTGCGCCATAGCCCCGTACTGCAACCAGTGTAGCCGTTCGCGAATCCATCGACTCACCCGACCCTGTGGTCACACACTGCCTCGCGGTTGCATCCCGCGGTGCTTCAGCAAAGTTACACGATCACTTCTCCCGCCACCAAATCGCCTGGGCAGCGCGGAGGCCGACACGCGCACGCCCCCGCCCTGCGGCGTCGGGGGTCACCTTCCGGCGGTGGTAGGCGCGCTCGCCGGCGGGGTGGTCGTCGTCTCGGCGGCGAGCGCGTCCTGCAACCACTCCGAGCGGGAGATCTTCACCTCGTCCGTTCCGCGGTAGACGGACGGCGTGATGGCACCGCCTCCGGACAGCGTCGCCAGCGACGAGCGCGCCACGGACGCCGCAGCCTTCTCCGCGTCCAACTGGGCCCCGCTCCCGATGCAGGACACCGCCGGACCGTCGGCGCCGAGCCGCTGCGCCAACTGCGCCAACTGCGCGTTGTCGAAGTCCGATCCGCCTCCCTCACGGGGCTGGACGCCCTTGGTGAACAGGGCGTCACGGAACTTCGAATACGCGACCGCGTCCCCCGACTGTGCGATGCACCGTGCCGCTGCGGCCGCACGCGTCGAGTAATCGCCGGAGGGCGACTTGCCGTCGAGGATGGTGATCGAGTGATACCGCACCGCCAGCCGGCGTCCCGTGATCGCTCCGTACACCGAATCCCCGTACAGGTCGGTGAACTGGCCGCACGCCTCGCAGAGGTAGTCCTCGTAGACGTCGAGCACCACCGGGGCATTCGGGACGCCCAGCCGAATGGCGCCGTCACCGTCCAAGGCCACGGGCACACCGACCACCGAGGCGATGTCCAAGCGGGCCGGGTCCGGAATCGCGCCGTCCGCCGTCGGTGCCGCCGATGTGGTGGCGACCGGGGTACCGTCCGCCTCGGGGGTGTCGTCCGCGCCCGATCCGCATCCGGCGAGCGCGCCGACGGCCAACACCGCCGCGGCCACCGCGGCGGCCGCGCGCCCGCGGCCGATTTCCGGGGCTGCGCGCCGCCGCCGTGCATCATCCGTGCCGCCGCCCGTGTCCATCCTCAGCCCGCGCACTCCGTCTCCTCCCGGTCGGCCGCAGTTTTCACCTTTCCACGTCCCGGCTCCGTGCGTGCGGGCAGCGCCCTGGAAAGACGGTTCCGCCCCGCGCGTCCAGTGCGGACGGGCGGGGCGGAACTCCGGTCGACGGCCGCCGACGGCGGTCAGTAGCTCACTGTCCGGTGAGCTGCTTGATCCAATCGGCGGTCTGGATGTTGACCTTCTTGCCGTCGTGCAGGACGGTCGGGGTGCTCACCTGACCGCCGGTCTTGTCGGACAGCTGCTGCATGGACGACTGCGCGCCAGCCTTCGCCACGTCGACCTTGGCGCCGTCTGCGATGCAGGAGACCACGGCATCGTCCGCGCC
This window contains:
- a CDS encoding DoxX family protein, which encodes MNIALWIVAGVFAAGFIAGGIIKLVSPYEKYAAKLHWPQDFTPGNVKFMGGIELLGGLGLILPGALSIAPVLVPVAASGMALYMAGAVTERIRRAEYKEILGDLLFLAGMIVVAWGRFGQSAFD
- the sigJ gene encoding RNA polymerase sigma factor SigJ → MARQNARADERSAGFEELRPTLFAVAYQILGSVAEAEDAVQETWLRYAATDIEPDSLQAYLCTIVTRLSIDVLRSARVRRETYAGPWFPEPLPTGTDAGRLWGPAPIADPARTAELADSVSMAALLLLERLSPLERASFVLHDVFGFDYARIATIVGRSEAACRQLRSRARRHVDAGRPRFEADRRQRSVFADRFFDALQNGDVEELEAFLAADVATINDGGGIAGGAGAAYGAQRTARLLANAVVPLLGLGATLGRCELNGQPGAIIRDRDGGVLAAWVLDILDDRIQTIRSVTNPQKLAHLGPVGDLRATALERNRARRSGRRGGV
- a CDS encoding SSI family serine proteinase inhibitor, which translates into the protein MHTITRTVIGTAGAAALSVGAFAGVAAAAPGGSVADSPGGFGAFLLTSGTDVAGLTCSPDAGTHPDAAKACDSIRAAGGDFNALSAQANVACPLNYMPTPASALGMWFDGNGAHVVNFSNTYGNACVASAGSGGVFGF
- a CDS encoding DsbA family protein, translated to MRGLRMDTGGGTDDARRRRAAPEIGRGRAAAAVAAAVLAVGALAGCGSGADDTPEADGTPVATTSAAPTADGAIPDPARLDIASVVGVPVALDGDGAIRLGVPNAPVVLDVYEDYLCEACGQFTDLYGDSVYGAITGRRLAVRYHSITILDGKSPSGDYSTRAAAAARCIAQSGDAVAYSKFRDALFTKGVQPREGGGSDFDNAQLAQLAQRLGADGPAVSCIGSGAQLDAEKAAASVARSSLATLSGGGAITPSVYRGTDEVKISRSEWLQDALAAETTTTPPASAPTTAGR